Proteins from one Clupea harengus chromosome 17, Ch_v2.0.2, whole genome shotgun sequence genomic window:
- the arhgap29a gene encoding rho GTPase-activating protein 29 isoform X2, translating into MGSLVVGVNFKEVNDENKQKLFGEIYTSIDTLAFTFGNVVSDFLMGDVENGSALGLPQARRSRSFENLCVDSGPEKDDSPGPSPPARVEEVDAALHGSLTGVESALLYAKTWSKYTKDLLSWVEKRINLDIECAKSFAKMADSAKTLASQQEFMPFKEIYTVAFKNDIEYSQVILHTTAALQANKFIQPLQARKNELDKLRKEVKEQWQREQKKMHEADSAMRKGRLLQAQRQEEYEKARNSTSRAEEEAPGGGSAASKQLEKRRRLEEEALQKVVDAKEHCRACVNDVAVKKADQAKAKRQILTQIRELVFQCDLTLKAVTVNWFQMQQAQVVSLPVNYQSLCESAKLYEPGQRYTEFVRSLPTDRSRGGSFTYDLSGMQNSGFPLNKQSVNCSHSSHGNLSQMSVTSGDFLGTDEVESPVHMRPAKIAERRSNSSTDIQALRIQGPFRAWGTGGNQGGGMCSDSESAGGSSESRSMDSPTASPGDFKRRLPRTPSTGTMSSADDLDEREPPSPSDNGGLSEMVTETASSPGPFRNAQMSKASQTHKLRKLRAPSKCRECDGLVVFHGAECEECSLACHKKCLETLAIQCGHKKLHGKLHLFGIDFTQAAKNSPDGIPFIIKKCTSEIENRALNIKGIYRVNGAKSRVEKLCQAFENGKDLVELSDLYPHDISNVLKLYLRQLPEPLILFRYYNDFIGLAKESQSIIVEEVEASRGSLASETRQVSVELNRVLFKIRDLLRQLPPIHYKTLQFLVEHLHRVTEKADENKMTASNLGIIFGPTLIKPRQTDAEVSLSSLVDYPYQALIVELLIRHYQMLFDAPLNPLPVSPTAAGESSPLPSRSRLTPQEKERQLNRHSTSLGDIKEKQNAKMYKRHSSVIPSTHLMDEVKEVKPRPDGREYVPVVDTDSATINGLLSASSPEIQSSPRFPRTNHVSSITFPITSSSSASSASPTSPTPGSGSSSNRVQLRPPRPKLSSRPVSLPPERLLNARNAADATSRAQPRDAAIEEASEEEPQQQQLQLQQPRSGLKSRSGTTHYRSTYIDTQTLRRKWDREYKRYDITARTAMIVAKLPGPDASAGVVAVDGVAGVTTTNTIQLSSPVLSSACFLDRTSGLVGLGRQGRAALRREGNVSEYNPVPTTFRAPRTLQPPPGTFYKPPAVGRAKSLTEISIKPSGPAASANSAEDDDEDDDDDDEEEVLEIEVSVDGPCPDAETQSLEPHSPSQSPSSSPEELNQSETKPVYQRLRSRRLQEFEHREAHFV; encoded by the exons gtccATCTCCGCCGGCgcgggtggaggaggtggacgCAGCGCTCCACGGGAGCCTCACCGGTGTGGAGTCAGCCCTGCTCTACGCAAAGACCTGGTCTAAGTACACCAAGGACCTGCTCAGCTGGGTGGAGAAGCGCATCAACCTCG ATATTGAGTGCGCCAAAAGCTTTGCCAAAATGGCCGACTCTGCAAAGACGCTCGCCAGCCAACAG GAGTTCATGCCATTCAAAGAGATCTACACAGTCGCGTTTAAGAATGACATTGAGTACAGCCAGGTCATCCTGCACACTACCGCCGCCCTGCAGGCCAATAAGTTCATCCAG CCCCTGCAGGCCAGAAAGAACGAGCTGGACAAATTGAGGAAGGAGGTGAAGGAGCAGTGGCAGAGGGAGCAAAAGAAAATG cacgaGGCGGACAGTGCAATGAGGAAGGGGCGGCTGCTGCAGGCCCAGCGGCAAGAGGAGTATGAGAAGGCCCGCAACTCCACCAGCCGGGCAGAAGAGGAGGCCCCTGGAGGAGGAAGCGCTGCCAGCAAACAGCTGGAGAAGAGGCGGCGCCTGGAAGAGGAGGCGCTGCAGAAG GTGGTGGACGCCAAGGAGCACTGCAGGGCCTGTGTGAATGATGTAGCGGTGAAGAAGGCGGATCAGGCTAAGGCCAAGAGACAAATCCTGACCCAGATCCGTGAGCTGGTGTTCCAGTGTGACTTGACACTGAAGGCG GTGACGGTGAACTGGTTCCAGATGCAGCAGGCCCAGGTGGTGTCGCTGCCGGTGAACTACCAGTCCCTGTGCGAGAGCGCCAAGCTCTACGAGCCGGGCCAGCGCTACACCGAATTTGTCAGGAGCCTCCCCACGGACCGGAGCCGAGGAGGATCCTTCACCTACGACCTATCCGGCATGCAGAACTCCGG GTTCCCCTTAAATAAGCAGTCAGTGAACTGCAGCCACTCTTCCCACGGAAACCTGTCGCAGATGTCTGTTACTTCAGGTGACTTCCTGGGCACAGACGAGGTGGAGAGTCCGGTCCACATGCGGCCTGCCAAGATCGCGGAGAGGCGCTccaacagcagcacagacatccAAG CTCTGAGAATACAAGGCCCATTCAGAGCCTGGGGAACGGGTGGGAATCAGGGTGGAGGGATGTGCAGCGACTCCGAAAGTGCAGGCGGAAGCAGCGAGTCCCGATCCATGGACTCTCCTACCGCCAGCCCAg GGGACTTCAAGAGGAGGCTTCCGCGGACCCCCTCCACGGGCACCATGTCCTCGGCAGATGACCTAGACGAGAGGGAGCCCCCATCCCCCTCCGACAACGGCG GCTTGAGTGAAATGGTCACAGAGACTGCCAGCTCTCCTGGACCTTTCCGGAATGCGCAAATGTCCAAGGCGTCCCAGACACACAAGCTGAGGAAGCTCCGAGCTCCGTCTAAATGCAGAGAGTGTGACGGCCTGGTGGTGTTCCATGGAGCCGAGTGTGAGGAG TGTTCCCTGGCCTGCCATAAGAAATGCCTGGAAACGCTGGCCATTCAGTGTGGCCACAAGAAGCTCCATGGCAAGCTGCACCTGTTTGGCATCGACTTCACTCAGGCGGCCAAAAACAGCCCTGATGGCATTCCTTTCATCATCAAGAAGTGCACATCGGAGATCGAAAACAGGGCGCTGAACATCAAG GGTATCTACCGGGTGAATGGAGCCAAATCTCGGGTGGAGAAGCTGTGCCAGGCATTTGAGAATGGCAAGGACCTTGTGGAGCTCTCTGACCTCTACCCACATGACATCAGCAATGTCCTGAAGCTCTACCTGCGACAG CTCCCGGAGCCGCTCATCCTGTTCCGCTACTACAATGACTTCATCGGTCTGGCCAAGGAGAGCCAGAGCATCAtcgtggaggaggtggaggcatCGCGCGGGTCGCTGGCCTCCGAGACGCGGCAGGTCAGTGTGGAGCTTAACCGCGTCCTCTTCAAGATCCGAGACCTGCTCCGTCAGCTGCCGCCAATCCACTACAAAACACTGCAGTTCCTGGTGGAGCACCTGCACAG GGTCACAGAGAAGGCTGATGAGAATAAGATGACGGCCAGCAACCTAGGCATCATCTTTGGGCCCACGCTCATCAAGCCGCGGCAGACCGACGCGGAGGTCTCACTCTCGTCGCTGGTGGACTACCCCTACCAGGCGCTCATCGTGGAGCTCCTCATCCGCCACTACCAGATGCTCTTCGACGCGCCCCTCAACCCCCTACCCGTCTCGCCCACGGCGGCTGGCGAAAGCTCCCCGCTGCCCAGCAGGTCCCGCCTCACGCCGCAGGAGAAGGAGCGGCAGCTCAACCGCCACTCCACATCTCTGGGTGACATCAAGGAG AAGCAAAATGCTAAGATGTATAAGAGGCATTCCTCAGTGATCCCCTCCACACATCTAATGGATGAGGTGAAAGAGGTCAAGCCCAGGCCTGATGGGAGGGAATATGTTCCTG TCGTGGATACAGATTCAGCCACCATCAATGGGCTTCTGTCTGCCAGCAGCCCGGAGATCCAGAGCTCGCCGCGCTTCCCACGGACAAACCATGTCTCCTCCATCACTTTCCCCATCACGTCCTCCAGCAGCGCTTCCTCGGCCTCGCCCACCAGCCCCACTCCTGGCTCAGGCTCCAGCTCCAACCGGGTGCAGCTGCGCCCGCCGCGGCCCAAGTTATCATCCCGGCCCGTCAGCCTGCCGCCCGAGCGGCTCCTGAACGCCCGCAACGCAGCCGACGCCACCTCCCGCGCCCAGCCACGGGACGCAGCCATCGAGGAGGCCTCGGAGGAggagccccagcagcagcagctgcagctgcagcagccacGGTCGGGGCTAAAGTCGCGCTCCGGTACGACTCACTACCGCAGCACCTACATCGACACGCAGACGCTGCGACGCAAGTGGGACCGCGAGTACAAGCGCTATGATATCACGGCGCGCACCGCCATGATCGTGGCCAAGCTTCCAGGACCGGATGCCAGCGCTGGGGTCGTCGCAGTGGACGGGGTCGCAGGGGTCACCACCACCAATACCATCCAGCTGTCATCACCTGTACTCTCATCGGCGTGTTTCCTCGATCGCACGTCCGGATTGGTCGGCTTAGGTCGACAGGGCAGGGCGGCGCTAAGGCGGGAGGGGAACGTGAGCGAGTACAACCCCGTGCCGACCACTTTCCGAGCCCCACGCACTCTCCAGCCGCCCCCCGGAACCTTCTACAAGCCTCCCGCCGTGGGCCGGGCCAAGTCCCTCACAGAGATATCAATCAAGCCCAGTGGCCCCGCAGCATCAGCGAACAGTGCGGAGGATGACGATgaggatgacgacgacgacgacgaagaGGAGGTCCTGGAGATTGAGGTGTCCGTGGATGGGCCGTGCCCAGACGCTGAGACCCAGAGCTTGGAGCCCCACTCCCCATCCCAGTCTCCCAGCTCCAGCCCCGAGGAGCTCAACCAAAGCGAGACCAAGCCCGTCTACCAGAGACTCCGGTCGCGCCGGCTGCAGGAGTTTGAGCACCGAGAGGCCCACTTCGTATGA
- the arhgap29a gene encoding rho GTPase-activating protein 29 isoform X3 has protein sequence MGDVENGSALGLPQARRSRSFENLCVDSGPEKDDSPGPSPPARVEEVDAALHGSLTGVESALLYAKTWSKYTKDLLSWVEKRINLDIECAKSFAKMADSAKTLASQQEFMPFKEIYTVAFKNDIEYSQVILHTTAALQANKFIQPLQARKNELDKLRKEVKEQWQREQKKMHEADSAMRKGRLLQAQRQEEYEKARNSTSRAEEEAPGGGSAASKQLEKRRRLEEEALQKVVDAKEHCRACVNDVAVKKADQAKAKRQILTQIRELVFQCDLTLKAVTVNWFQMQQAQVVSLPVNYQSLCESAKLYEPGQRYTEFVRSLPTDRSRGGSFTYDLSGMQNSGFPLNKQSVNCSHSSHGNLSQMSVTSGDFLGTDEVESPVHMRPAKIAERRSNSSTDIQALRIQGPFRAWGTGGNQGGGMCSDSESAGGSSESRSMDSPTASPGDFKRRLPRTPSTGTMSSADDLDEREPPSPSDNGGLSEMVTETASSPGPFRNAQMSKASQTHKLRKLRAPSKCRECDGLVVFHGAECEECSLACHKKCLETLAIQCGHKKLHGKLHLFGIDFTQAAKNSPDGIPFIIKKCTSEIENRALNIKGIYRVNGAKSRVEKLCQAFENGKDLVELSDLYPHDISNVLKLYLRQLPEPLILFRYYNDFIGLAKESQSIIVEEVEASRGSLASETRQVSVELNRVLFKIRDLLRQLPPIHYKTLQFLVEHLHRVTEKADENKMTASNLGIIFGPTLIKPRQTDAEVSLSSLVDYPYQALIVELLIRHYQMLFDAPLNPLPVSPTAAGESSPLPSRSRLTPQEKERQLNRHSTSLGDIKEKQNAKMYKRHSSVIPSTHLMDEVKEVKPRPDGREYVPVVDTDSATINGLLSASSPEIQSSPRFPRTNHVSSITFPITSSSSASSASPTSPTPGSGSSSNRVQLRPPRPKLSSRPVSLPPERLLNARNAADATSRAQPRDAAIEEASEEEPQQQQLQLQQPRSGLKSRSGTTHYRSTYIDTQTLRRKWDREYKRYDITARTAMIVAKLPGPDASAGVVAVDGVAGVTTTNTIQLSSPVLSSACFLDRTSGLVGLGRQGRAALRREGNVSEYNPVPTTFRAPRTLQPPPGTFYKPPAVGRAKSLTEISIKPSGPAASANSAEDDDEDDDDDDEEEVLEIEVSVDGPCPDAETQSLEPHSPSQSPSSSPEELNQSETKPVYQRLRSRRLQEFEHREAHFV, from the exons gtccATCTCCGCCGGCgcgggtggaggaggtggacgCAGCGCTCCACGGGAGCCTCACCGGTGTGGAGTCAGCCCTGCTCTACGCAAAGACCTGGTCTAAGTACACCAAGGACCTGCTCAGCTGGGTGGAGAAGCGCATCAACCTCG ATATTGAGTGCGCCAAAAGCTTTGCCAAAATGGCCGACTCTGCAAAGACGCTCGCCAGCCAACAG GAGTTCATGCCATTCAAAGAGATCTACACAGTCGCGTTTAAGAATGACATTGAGTACAGCCAGGTCATCCTGCACACTACCGCCGCCCTGCAGGCCAATAAGTTCATCCAG CCCCTGCAGGCCAGAAAGAACGAGCTGGACAAATTGAGGAAGGAGGTGAAGGAGCAGTGGCAGAGGGAGCAAAAGAAAATG cacgaGGCGGACAGTGCAATGAGGAAGGGGCGGCTGCTGCAGGCCCAGCGGCAAGAGGAGTATGAGAAGGCCCGCAACTCCACCAGCCGGGCAGAAGAGGAGGCCCCTGGAGGAGGAAGCGCTGCCAGCAAACAGCTGGAGAAGAGGCGGCGCCTGGAAGAGGAGGCGCTGCAGAAG GTGGTGGACGCCAAGGAGCACTGCAGGGCCTGTGTGAATGATGTAGCGGTGAAGAAGGCGGATCAGGCTAAGGCCAAGAGACAAATCCTGACCCAGATCCGTGAGCTGGTGTTCCAGTGTGACTTGACACTGAAGGCG GTGACGGTGAACTGGTTCCAGATGCAGCAGGCCCAGGTGGTGTCGCTGCCGGTGAACTACCAGTCCCTGTGCGAGAGCGCCAAGCTCTACGAGCCGGGCCAGCGCTACACCGAATTTGTCAGGAGCCTCCCCACGGACCGGAGCCGAGGAGGATCCTTCACCTACGACCTATCCGGCATGCAGAACTCCGG GTTCCCCTTAAATAAGCAGTCAGTGAACTGCAGCCACTCTTCCCACGGAAACCTGTCGCAGATGTCTGTTACTTCAGGTGACTTCCTGGGCACAGACGAGGTGGAGAGTCCGGTCCACATGCGGCCTGCCAAGATCGCGGAGAGGCGCTccaacagcagcacagacatccAAG CTCTGAGAATACAAGGCCCATTCAGAGCCTGGGGAACGGGTGGGAATCAGGGTGGAGGGATGTGCAGCGACTCCGAAAGTGCAGGCGGAAGCAGCGAGTCCCGATCCATGGACTCTCCTACCGCCAGCCCAg GGGACTTCAAGAGGAGGCTTCCGCGGACCCCCTCCACGGGCACCATGTCCTCGGCAGATGACCTAGACGAGAGGGAGCCCCCATCCCCCTCCGACAACGGCG GCTTGAGTGAAATGGTCACAGAGACTGCCAGCTCTCCTGGACCTTTCCGGAATGCGCAAATGTCCAAGGCGTCCCAGACACACAAGCTGAGGAAGCTCCGAGCTCCGTCTAAATGCAGAGAGTGTGACGGCCTGGTGGTGTTCCATGGAGCCGAGTGTGAGGAG TGTTCCCTGGCCTGCCATAAGAAATGCCTGGAAACGCTGGCCATTCAGTGTGGCCACAAGAAGCTCCATGGCAAGCTGCACCTGTTTGGCATCGACTTCACTCAGGCGGCCAAAAACAGCCCTGATGGCATTCCTTTCATCATCAAGAAGTGCACATCGGAGATCGAAAACAGGGCGCTGAACATCAAG GGTATCTACCGGGTGAATGGAGCCAAATCTCGGGTGGAGAAGCTGTGCCAGGCATTTGAGAATGGCAAGGACCTTGTGGAGCTCTCTGACCTCTACCCACATGACATCAGCAATGTCCTGAAGCTCTACCTGCGACAG CTCCCGGAGCCGCTCATCCTGTTCCGCTACTACAATGACTTCATCGGTCTGGCCAAGGAGAGCCAGAGCATCAtcgtggaggaggtggaggcatCGCGCGGGTCGCTGGCCTCCGAGACGCGGCAGGTCAGTGTGGAGCTTAACCGCGTCCTCTTCAAGATCCGAGACCTGCTCCGTCAGCTGCCGCCAATCCACTACAAAACACTGCAGTTCCTGGTGGAGCACCTGCACAG GGTCACAGAGAAGGCTGATGAGAATAAGATGACGGCCAGCAACCTAGGCATCATCTTTGGGCCCACGCTCATCAAGCCGCGGCAGACCGACGCGGAGGTCTCACTCTCGTCGCTGGTGGACTACCCCTACCAGGCGCTCATCGTGGAGCTCCTCATCCGCCACTACCAGATGCTCTTCGACGCGCCCCTCAACCCCCTACCCGTCTCGCCCACGGCGGCTGGCGAAAGCTCCCCGCTGCCCAGCAGGTCCCGCCTCACGCCGCAGGAGAAGGAGCGGCAGCTCAACCGCCACTCCACATCTCTGGGTGACATCAAGGAG AAGCAAAATGCTAAGATGTATAAGAGGCATTCCTCAGTGATCCCCTCCACACATCTAATGGATGAGGTGAAAGAGGTCAAGCCCAGGCCTGATGGGAGGGAATATGTTCCTG TCGTGGATACAGATTCAGCCACCATCAATGGGCTTCTGTCTGCCAGCAGCCCGGAGATCCAGAGCTCGCCGCGCTTCCCACGGACAAACCATGTCTCCTCCATCACTTTCCCCATCACGTCCTCCAGCAGCGCTTCCTCGGCCTCGCCCACCAGCCCCACTCCTGGCTCAGGCTCCAGCTCCAACCGGGTGCAGCTGCGCCCGCCGCGGCCCAAGTTATCATCCCGGCCCGTCAGCCTGCCGCCCGAGCGGCTCCTGAACGCCCGCAACGCAGCCGACGCCACCTCCCGCGCCCAGCCACGGGACGCAGCCATCGAGGAGGCCTCGGAGGAggagccccagcagcagcagctgcagctgcagcagccacGGTCGGGGCTAAAGTCGCGCTCCGGTACGACTCACTACCGCAGCACCTACATCGACACGCAGACGCTGCGACGCAAGTGGGACCGCGAGTACAAGCGCTATGATATCACGGCGCGCACCGCCATGATCGTGGCCAAGCTTCCAGGACCGGATGCCAGCGCTGGGGTCGTCGCAGTGGACGGGGTCGCAGGGGTCACCACCACCAATACCATCCAGCTGTCATCACCTGTACTCTCATCGGCGTGTTTCCTCGATCGCACGTCCGGATTGGTCGGCTTAGGTCGACAGGGCAGGGCGGCGCTAAGGCGGGAGGGGAACGTGAGCGAGTACAACCCCGTGCCGACCACTTTCCGAGCCCCACGCACTCTCCAGCCGCCCCCCGGAACCTTCTACAAGCCTCCCGCCGTGGGCCGGGCCAAGTCCCTCACAGAGATATCAATCAAGCCCAGTGGCCCCGCAGCATCAGCGAACAGTGCGGAGGATGACGATgaggatgacgacgacgacgacgaagaGGAGGTCCTGGAGATTGAGGTGTCCGTGGATGGGCCGTGCCCAGACGCTGAGACCCAGAGCTTGGAGCCCCACTCCCCATCCCAGTCTCCCAGCTCCAGCCCCGAGGAGCTCAACCAAAGCGAGACCAAGCCCGTCTACCAGAGACTCCGGTCGCGCCGGCTGCAGGAGTTTGAGCACCGAGAGGCCCACTTCGTATGA